In Humulus lupulus chromosome 7, drHumLupu1.1, whole genome shotgun sequence, the following are encoded in one genomic region:
- the LOC133792495 gene encoding blue copper protein 1b-like — MAIIFINNLAIIAIMLLVPSISAVDYIVGDDAGWTTNFDYQAWAQDKLFGVGDRLVFKYPAGVHNVFKVNGTNFKQCTTPVGAVPLTSGNDVVTLATPGIKWYLCGVGQHCAVGNQKLAVHVLPLSPVPSPSPAPSPFLTDVSDDQD; from the exons ATGGCTATAATCTTCATTAATAATCTTGCTATAATAGCTATTATGTTGTTGGTTCCTTCAATTTCAGCAGTTGATTACATTGTTGGAGATGATGCAGGCTGGACTACCAACTTTGATTACCAAGCTTGGGCTCAGGATAAGTTGTTTGGTGTGGGTGACAGACTAG tatTTAAGTATCCagcaggagttcataatgtgttcaaAGTAAATGGCACGAACTTCAAACAATGCACAACACCAGTTGGTGCAGTGCCGTTGACGAGTGGAAACGATGTCGTTACATTAGCAACTCCAGGAATAAAATGGTACTTATGTGGTGTTGGTCAACATTGCGCAGTGGGAAACCAAAAGCTTGCCGTTCATGTGCTTCCGTTGTCTCCGGTGCCTTCTCCATCTCCAGCGCCTTCACCATTTCTTACTGATGTATCTGATGATCAAGACTAG